From the genome of Streptomyces sp. V1I1, one region includes:
- a CDS encoding response regulator transcription factor, producing the protein MTARIARVIVADDQAVVREGIVMLLGLLPGIEVVGSAKDGGEALALVAELAPDVVLMDLRMPRCDGVEATRRIRGEHPGTQIVVLTTYADDDSLFPALRAGARGYLTKDADGDEIVRAIQDVMAGRAGLSPVVQRRLLEQVTSEPEPSGPKLPDGLTAREGEVLALIADGLTNADIARRLHISTATVKTHINNLFSKAGLHDRAQAVRYAYREGLAQPPGSGIT; encoded by the coding sequence ATGACCGCGCGGATCGCCAGAGTGATCGTCGCCGACGATCAGGCGGTGGTGCGCGAGGGCATTGTGATGCTCCTGGGGTTGCTGCCCGGAATCGAGGTCGTCGGCTCGGCAAAGGATGGTGGGGAGGCCCTCGCCCTGGTCGCCGAACTCGCCCCCGACGTCGTCCTGATGGACCTGCGGATGCCCCGCTGCGACGGGGTCGAGGCGACCCGCCGTATCCGCGGCGAACACCCCGGCACCCAGATCGTCGTGCTCACCACCTATGCCGACGACGACTCGCTCTTCCCGGCCCTGCGGGCGGGAGCGCGCGGCTATCTCACCAAGGACGCCGACGGCGACGAGATCGTGCGGGCCATCCAGGACGTCATGGCAGGCCGGGCCGGGCTTTCGCCGGTCGTCCAGCGCCGGCTGCTGGAGCAGGTCACCTCGGAGCCCGAACCCTCAGGGCCGAAGCTGCCCGACGGGCTGACCGCGCGCGAGGGCGAGGTGCTGGCCCTGATCGCGGACGGCCTCACCAACGCGGACATCGCCCGCAGGCTGCACATCTCCACGGCCACCGTGAAGACCCACATCAACAACCTCTTCTCGAAGGCAGGCCTTCACGACCGTGCGCAGGCGGTGCGGTACGCCTACCGGGAAGGCCTCGCGCAGCCACCCGGGTCGGGGATCACCTGA
- a CDS encoding RNA polymerase sigma factor: protein MSASTSRTLPPEIAESESVMALIERGKADGQIAGDDVRRAFEADQIPPTQWKNVLRSLNQILEEEGVTLMVSAAESPKRARKSVAAKSPAKRTATKTVAAKTATAKTVAATAAPTAETVDVPADEVEANAPAKKAAAKKTAAKKTAAKKTAAKKTVAKKATGKKDADEAAEGEELLDEVQPGGKGEEEEAEGENKGFVLSDDDEDDAPAQQVAVAGATADPVKDYLKQIGKVPLLNAEQEVELAKRIEAGLFAEDKLANSDKLAPKLKRELEIIAEDGRRAKNHLLEANLRLVVSLAKRYTGRGMLFLDLIQEGNLGLIRAVEKFDYTKGYKFSTYATWWIRQAITRAMADQARTIRIPVHMVEVINKLARVQRQMLQDLGREPTPEELAKELDMTPEKVIEVQKYGREPISLHTPLGEDGDSEFGDLIEDSEAVVPADAVSFTLLQEQLHSVLDTLSEREAGVVSMRFGLTDGQPKTLDEIGKVYGVTRERIRQIESKTMSKLRHPSRSQVLRDYLD, encoded by the coding sequence GTGTCGGCCAGCACATCCCGTACGCTCCCGCCGGAGATCGCCGAGTCCGAGTCTGTGATGGCGCTCATCGAGCGGGGAAAGGCTGATGGGCAGATCGCCGGCGATGACGTGCGTCGGGCCTTCGAGGCTGACCAGATTCCGCCAACCCAGTGGAAGAATGTTCTGCGCAGCCTCAACCAGATCCTCGAGGAAGAGGGTGTGACGCTGATGGTCAGTGCCGCGGAGTCGCCGAAGCGCGCCCGCAAGAGCGTCGCAGCGAAGAGCCCGGCAAAGCGCACCGCCACCAAGACTGTCGCGGCCAAGACCGCCACGGCGAAGACCGTCGCGGCCACCGCGGCGCCGACGGCCGAGACCGTCGACGTCCCGGCCGACGAGGTCGAGGCAAACGCGCCTGCCAAGAAGGCCGCCGCCAAGAAGACGGCAGCCAAGAAGACGGCGGCGAAGAAGACCGCCGCCAAGAAGACCGTGGCCAAGAAGGCCACGGGCAAGAAGGATGCCGACGAGGCCGCCGAGGGCGAAGAGCTGCTCGATGAGGTCCAGCCCGGTGGCAAGGGCGAGGAAGAAGAGGCCGAGGGCGAGAACAAGGGCTTCGTTCTCTCCGACGACGACGAGGACGACGCGCCTGCGCAGCAGGTCGCCGTCGCCGGCGCCACCGCCGACCCGGTCAAGGACTACCTCAAGCAGATCGGCAAGGTCCCCCTCCTCAACGCAGAGCAGGAGGTGGAGCTCGCCAAGCGCATCGAGGCGGGTCTGTTCGCCGAGGACAAGCTGGCGAACTCCGACAAGCTCGCGCCGAAGCTCAAGCGCGAACTGGAGATCATTGCCGAGGACGGCCGCCGCGCCAAGAACCACCTGCTGGAGGCCAACCTCCGCCTGGTCGTCTCCCTGGCCAAGCGGTACACGGGCCGCGGCATGCTCTTCCTGGACCTGATCCAAGAGGGCAACCTCGGTCTGATCCGCGCGGTCGAGAAGTTCGACTACACCAAGGGCTACAAGTTCTCCACGTACGCCACCTGGTGGATCCGTCAGGCGATCACCCGCGCCATGGCCGACCAGGCCCGCACCATCCGTATCCCGGTGCACATGGTCGAGGTCATCAACAAGCTCGCGCGCGTGCAGCGCCAGATGCTCCAGGACCTGGGCCGTGAGCCCACCCCGGAGGAGCTGGCCAAGGAGCTCGACATGACCCCCGAGAAGGTCATCGAGGTCCAGAAGTACGGCCGTGAGCCGATCTCGCTGCACACCCCCCTCGGTGAGGACGGCGACAGCGAGTTCGGTGACCTGATCGAGGACTCCGAGGCGGTCGTCCCGGCCGACGCGGTCAGCTTCACGCTGCTGCAGGAGCAGCTGCACTCGGTGCTCGACACCCTGTCCGAGCGTGAGGCGGGCGTGGTCTCCATGCGCTTCGGTCTCACCGACGGCCAGCCGAAGACCCTGGACGAGATCGGCAAGGTCTACGGCGTGACGCGTGAACGCATCCGGCAGATCGAGTCCAAGACCATGTCGAAGCTGCGTCACCCGTCGCGTTCGCAGGTTCTGCGCGACTACCTCGACTAG
- a CDS encoding cation acetate symporter, with amino-acid sequence MSGDHQTLALLLFSAFIALTLAITTWVSRNRRGSAEEFYAGGRLFSPMENGFAIAGDYMSAASFLGISGLIALYGYDGMLYSVGFLVAWLVVLLLVAELVRNCGRFTLADVVASRMSERPVRIAAGTSSVAVSVLYLVAQMVGAGSLVALLLGGTSEAARSWTVIGVGALMVIYVSLGGMRATTWIQIVKAVLLMAGAIAMTVLVLTRFHGDFNQLLNSAAERSGHGKDFLSPGLKYGGNWTARLDFISLGLALVLGTAGLPHILSRFYTVPTARAARRSVVWSIGLIGSFYLMTIVLGFGAAAVVGSDAVRASNAAGNTAVPLLSLNLGGGAGSTGGTVLFAVVAAVAFATILAVVAGITLASSASVAHDLYASLKRRHSKQRSEVAVARVAAVGIGAAAIALGLLARDLNVAFLVGLAFAVAASANLPVLLYSLFWRNFTTRGAVWSVYGGLIPAVLLVVFSPVVTGSPEALFPGVDFHVFPLQNPGLVSIPLGFLAGWIGTVTSTEPPDAAKHAETEVRALTGAGAV; translated from the coding sequence TTGAGCGGCGACCACCAGACTCTGGCGCTGCTGCTCTTCAGCGCGTTCATCGCGCTCACCCTCGCCATCACGACCTGGGTGAGCCGAAACAGGCGAGGTTCCGCAGAAGAGTTCTACGCGGGCGGGCGGCTTTTCTCCCCCATGGAGAACGGGTTTGCCATCGCCGGCGACTACATGTCCGCCGCCTCGTTCCTCGGCATCTCCGGCCTCATCGCCCTCTACGGCTACGACGGAATGCTTTACTCCGTCGGCTTCCTGGTCGCCTGGCTGGTCGTCCTGCTCCTCGTCGCCGAACTCGTGCGCAACTGCGGCCGGTTCACACTCGCCGATGTCGTCGCATCGAGGATGAGCGAGCGTCCGGTGCGCATCGCGGCGGGAACTTCTTCGGTCGCCGTGTCCGTTCTCTATCTGGTGGCGCAGATGGTGGGGGCCGGCAGCCTCGTCGCGCTGCTGCTGGGCGGTACGAGCGAAGCCGCGCGCTCGTGGACCGTGATCGGCGTGGGTGCACTGATGGTGATCTATGTGTCGTTGGGAGGGATGCGAGCCACCACCTGGATCCAGATCGTGAAAGCCGTGCTGCTGATGGCGGGCGCGATCGCGATGACCGTGCTCGTACTGACCCGCTTCCACGGCGACTTCAACCAGCTGCTGAACTCCGCCGCCGAACGGAGCGGCCACGGCAAGGACTTCCTCTCGCCCGGCCTCAAGTACGGCGGGAACTGGACCGCGCGCCTCGACTTCATCAGCCTCGGCCTGGCACTTGTCCTGGGCACGGCGGGGCTGCCGCACATCCTGTCCCGCTTCTACACCGTGCCGACCGCGCGGGCCGCCCGCCGCTCGGTCGTCTGGTCGATCGGCCTCATCGGCAGCTTCTATCTGATGACGATCGTGCTCGGCTTCGGCGCGGCCGCGGTGGTGGGCTCCGACGCGGTACGGGCGTCGAACGCCGCTGGGAACACGGCGGTTCCGCTGCTCTCCCTCAACCTGGGCGGGGGCGCCGGATCGACCGGCGGAACGGTTCTCTTCGCGGTGGTCGCGGCCGTGGCCTTCGCGACGATCCTCGCCGTCGTCGCCGGTATCACCCTCGCCTCCTCGGCCTCGGTCGCCCACGATCTGTACGCCTCACTCAAGCGGCGCCACTCCAAGCAGCGCAGCGAGGTCGCGGTCGCCAGGGTCGCCGCGGTCGGCATCGGGGCGGCCGCCATTGCGCTCGGCCTGCTCGCCCGCGACCTGAACGTCGCGTTCCTGGTGGGCCTGGCCTTCGCGGTCGCCGCCTCCGCCAATCTGCCCGTACTGCTCTACTCGCTGTTCTGGCGGAACTTCACCACGCGCGGCGCGGTGTGGTCGGTGTACGGCGGACTGATTCCGGCGGTGCTGCTTGTGGTGTTCTCGCCGGTCGTGACGGGCAGCCCGGAGGCGCTCTTCCCGGGGGTGGACTTCCATGTCTTCCCGTTGCAGAACCCGGGGCTGGTCTCCATCCCGCTGGGCTTCCTGGCGGGCTGGATCGGCACCGTAACCTCTACTGAGCCGCCGGACGCCGCGAAGCACGCGGAGACGGAGGTGCGGGCGCTTACGGGCGCGGGCGCGGTCTGA
- a CDS encoding FadR/GntR family transcriptional regulator — MSTLAHTMMTAARPAESGLAGPGELDRYPYAESPGADRVGPPSWDGSEAELGRVGRRAAGSRGRGLHGQLVQQLGQMIVSGDLGADRPLVPEEIGQRFEVSRTVVRESLRVLEAKGLVSARPNVGTRVRPVSDWNLLDPDIIEWRAFGPQRDDQRRELNELRWTIEPLAARLAAGHGREDVQQRLADMVEIMSHALAQGDGITFSRADAEFHSLLIQLAGNRMLEHLSGIVSAALQVSGGPVTGCDRPTEVSLTHHARIVDTLATGDSHAAESAMRQLLTVHPEVERVVPAPREH, encoded by the coding sequence GTGAGTACCCTTGCGCACACCATGATGACCGCCGCCCGCCCCGCCGAGTCCGGCCTCGCCGGCCCGGGCGAACTCGACCGATACCCCTACGCGGAGTCGCCCGGCGCCGACCGCGTCGGCCCTCCCTCCTGGGACGGCTCCGAAGCCGAGTTGGGCCGGGTCGGCCGCCGTGCAGCAGGCAGCCGCGGCCGCGGACTGCACGGCCAACTCGTCCAGCAGCTTGGCCAGATGATCGTCTCCGGAGACCTCGGAGCCGACCGCCCGCTCGTCCCAGAGGAGATCGGCCAGCGCTTCGAGGTCTCCCGCACCGTCGTCCGGGAGTCGCTGCGCGTCCTCGAGGCCAAAGGCCTGGTCAGCGCCCGCCCCAATGTCGGCACCCGGGTCCGTCCGGTCAGCGACTGGAATCTGCTGGACCCCGACATCATCGAGTGGCGCGCCTTCGGTCCGCAGCGTGACGACCAGCGCCGCGAGCTGAACGAGCTGCGCTGGACCATCGAGCCGCTCGCCGCCCGCCTCGCTGCAGGTCACGGCCGTGAGGACGTCCAGCAGCGGCTCGCCGACATGGTCGAGATCATGAGCCATGCGCTCGCTCAGGGTGACGGGATCACCTTCTCGCGGGCCGACGCGGAGTTCCACTCCCTGCTGATCCAGCTCGCGGGCAACCGCATGCTGGAGCACCTCTCCGGCATCGTCTCCGCGGCCCTCCAGGTCTCCGGCGGCCCGGTCACCGGCTGTGACCGCCCCACGGAGGTCTCCCTGACCCACCACGCGCGGATCGTCGACACCCTGGCCACCGGCGATTCGCACGCCGCGGAGTCGGCCATGCGTCAACTGCTCACCGTCCACCCGGAGGTGGAGCGAGTCGTGCCCGCGCCGCGCGAGCACTGA
- a CDS encoding DUF485 domain-containing protein: MEKQEGRDAAGVRLDDPWYDALASGWGELDGTGAPAPVLPPQSADRQNPGPCAADIYLEVQRSAAFQEVRGRYRRFVVPAALAFLTWYLAYVVAATTAPGLMARPVVGAVNVAMVAGLGQFLTTFLLTWAYARHARLRRDRAALDLRWTVFDQTRAQQQTRTQEQARALEQARAQEQARAQEMTRGHER, translated from the coding sequence GTGGAGAAGCAGGAAGGGCGGGACGCCGCGGGGGTACGGCTCGACGACCCGTGGTACGACGCGCTGGCCTCCGGCTGGGGCGAGCTGGACGGCACAGGTGCCCCCGCGCCCGTCCTGCCGCCGCAGTCCGCGGACCGGCAGAACCCCGGGCCGTGCGCGGCCGACATCTATCTTGAAGTGCAGCGCAGCGCCGCCTTCCAGGAGGTGCGCGGCCGCTACCGGAGGTTCGTCGTCCCCGCCGCCCTCGCCTTTCTCACCTGGTACTTGGCGTACGTCGTCGCGGCCACCACGGCTCCCGGGCTGATGGCCCGGCCGGTTGTGGGCGCGGTGAATGTGGCTATGGTCGCCGGGCTCGGACAGTTCCTCACCACCTTCCTGCTGACCTGGGCGTATGCCCGCCATGCGCGGCTGCGCCGGGACCGGGCCGCGCTCGATCTGCGGTGGACCGTGTTCGATCAGACAAGGGCGCAGCAGCAGACGAGAACCCAGGAGCAGGCAAGGGCGCTGGAGCAGGCAAGGGCCCAAGAGCAGGCGAGAGCACAGGAGATGACGCGGGGGCACGAGCGTTGA
- a CDS encoding type IIA DNA topoisomerase subunit B: MTAETSVPSTAVLTADRDGSNYTARHLLVLEGLEAVRKRPGMYIGSTDSRGLMHCLWEIIDNSVDEALGGHCDHIEVILHEDGSVEVKDNGRGIPVDIEPKTGLSGVEVVMTKLHAGGKFGGGSYAASGGLHGVGASVVNALSARLDVEVDRGSATHLISFRRGVPGIFTESGPDAPFDPANGLLKGKRVPKTRTGTRVRYWADRQIFLKDAKLSLEHLHQRARQTAFLVPGLTIVVRDERDLEGEGKSEEIFRFDGGISEFCEYLAQDKAVCDVLRLTGQGSFKETVPVLDDRGHMTPTEVTRELGVDIALRWGTGYDTAVKSFVNIIATPKGGTHVTGFERSITKTVNEVLRSAKVLRVAEDDIVKDDALEGLTAVVTVRLAEPQFEGQTKEVLGTSAANRIVANVVAKELKAFLTSTKRDAKAQARAVLEKAVAAARTRIAARQHKEAQRRKTALETSSLPAKLADCRSDDVERSELFIVEGDSALGTAKLARNSEFQALLPIRGKILNVQKSSVSDMLKNAECGAIIQVIGAGSGRTFDIDAARYGKIVLLVDADVDGAHIRCLLLTLFQRYMRPMVEAGRVFAAVPPLHRVELVQPKKGQDKYVYTYSDNELRQTLLEFQRKGVRFKDSIQRYKGLGEMDADQLAETTMDPRHRTLRRINIGDLDSSEQVFDLLMGNEVAPRKEFITSSAATLDRSRIDA, from the coding sequence GTGACCGCCGAAACGTCCGTGCCGTCCACAGCGGTGCTGACCGCAGACCGTGACGGTTCCAACTACACCGCGCGGCACCTGCTCGTACTCGAGGGGCTCGAGGCGGTCCGCAAGCGCCCCGGAATGTACATCGGGTCCACCGACAGCCGCGGTCTGATGCACTGCCTCTGGGAGATCATCGACAACTCCGTCGATGAGGCCCTCGGGGGCCATTGTGACCACATCGAGGTGATCCTGCACGAAGACGGATCCGTCGAGGTCAAGGACAACGGCCGGGGCATCCCCGTCGACATCGAGCCCAAGACCGGCCTCTCCGGCGTCGAGGTCGTGATGACCAAGCTGCACGCCGGCGGCAAGTTCGGCGGCGGTTCGTACGCCGCCTCCGGCGGTCTGCACGGCGTGGGCGCCTCCGTCGTCAACGCCCTCTCCGCCCGCCTCGACGTCGAGGTGGACCGCGGCAGCGCGACGCATCTGATCAGCTTCCGGCGCGGGGTCCCCGGTATCTTCACCGAGTCGGGCCCGGACGCCCCCTTCGACCCGGCGAACGGGCTGCTCAAGGGCAAGCGCGTGCCCAAGACCCGTACCGGCACGCGCGTGCGGTACTGGGCGGACCGGCAGATCTTCCTCAAGGACGCCAAGCTCTCTCTGGAGCACCTCCACCAGCGCGCCCGCCAGACTGCCTTCCTGGTGCCCGGCCTGACCATCGTGGTGCGCGACGAGCGCGACCTGGAGGGCGAGGGCAAGAGCGAGGAGATCTTCCGCTTCGACGGCGGCATCAGCGAGTTCTGCGAATACCTCGCCCAGGACAAGGCCGTCTGCGACGTGCTGCGGCTGACCGGGCAGGGCTCCTTCAAGGAGACCGTCCCGGTCCTCGACGACCGCGGCCATATGACCCCCACCGAGGTCACCCGGGAGCTCGGCGTCGACATCGCCCTGCGCTGGGGCACGGGATACGACACCGCCGTCAAGTCCTTCGTGAACATCATCGCCACCCCAAAGGGCGGCACCCATGTGACCGGCTTCGAGCGCTCCATCACCAAGACGGTGAACGAGGTGCTGCGCTCCGCCAAGGTGCTGCGCGTCGCCGAGGACGACATCGTCAAGGACGACGCCCTGGAGGGCCTCACCGCGGTCGTCACGGTCCGGCTGGCGGAGCCGCAGTTCGAGGGCCAGACCAAGGAGGTGCTGGGCACCTCGGCGGCCAACAGGATCGTGGCCAATGTCGTCGCCAAGGAGCTCAAGGCGTTCTTGACCTCCACCAAGCGGGACGCCAAGGCACAGGCCCGCGCGGTGCTGGAGAAGGCCGTGGCCGCCGCCCGTACGCGTATCGCGGCCCGCCAGCACAAGGAGGCGCAGCGCAGGAAGACGGCCCTGGAGACCTCCTCGCTGCCCGCCAAGCTCGCCGACTGCCGCAGCGACGACGTGGAGCGCAGCGAGCTCTTCATCGTCGAGGGGGACTCGGCACTCGGCACCGCCAAGCTCGCCCGGAACAGCGAGTTCCAGGCGCTGCTGCCGATCCGCGGAAAGATCCTCAACGTACAGAAGTCGTCCGTCTCGGACATGCTCAAGAACGCCGAGTGCGGGGCGATCATCCAGGTCATAGGAGCCGGGTCGGGCCGGACCTTCGACATCGACGCTGCGCGTTACGGCAAGATCGTCCTGCTGGTCGACGCCGATGTCGACGGCGCCCACATCCGCTGTCTGCTGCTCACGCTCTTCCAGCGCTATATGCGGCCGATGGTGGAGGCGGGCCGGGTCTTCGCCGCCGTGCCGCCGCTGCACCGGGTCGAACTTGTCCAGCCCAAGAAGGGCCAGGACAAGTACGTGTACACGTACTCCGACAACGAGCTGCGCCAGACGCTGCTGGAGTTCCAGCGCAAGGGGGTCCGCTTCAAGGACTCCATCCAGCGCTACAAGGGCCTCGGTGAAATGGACGCCGATCAGCTCGCGGAGACCACGATGGACCCGCGCCACCGCACCCTGCGCCGGATCAACATCGGTGACCTGGACTCCTCCGAGCAGGTCTTCGACCTGCTCATGGGCAATGAGGTCGCGCCCCGTAAGGAGTTCATCACCAGCTCCGCCGCGACGCTGGACCGCTCACGGATCGACGCCTGA
- a CDS encoding serine protease, with amino-acid sequence MRRSLARALTGALALITAAALAPLTSPVPAAADGVVVGGYPARVADSPWVVALASRDRFGGKRAGQFCGGVVVAPTKVLTAAHCLSRTVLGQEVSEIRDLRVLSGRSELVGAGGQEIAVSGTQVAPRYDPTTNNVDVAMLTLAKALPASQVIGLARSGDAAYRPGTSATVYGWGDTKGDGSYASTLHAAQVTILSDQACGQAYPGGLSGRYVASTMLCAGDARGGRDACQGDSGGPLVAGGKLIGLVSWGSGCGQASSPGVYTRISAVVRW; translated from the coding sequence ATGCGTCGTTCCCTCGCCCGAGCCCTGACCGGGGCGCTGGCCCTGATCACCGCGGCGGCATTGGCGCCGTTGACATCGCCCGTGCCGGCCGCCGCCGACGGAGTGGTGGTGGGCGGCTATCCGGCACGTGTCGCCGACAGCCCATGGGTCGTTGCGCTGGCCAGCCGTGACCGGTTCGGGGGTAAGCGCGCCGGTCAGTTCTGCGGAGGTGTCGTGGTGGCGCCGACAAAGGTGCTGACCGCCGCCCACTGCCTGAGCCGGACTGTCCTCGGCCAGGAGGTGAGCGAGATCCGCGACCTCCGCGTCCTCTCGGGTCGCTCGGAACTGGTCGGCGCGGGAGGCCAGGAAATCGCGGTCAGCGGCACCCAGGTCGCGCCGAGGTACGACCCGACGACGAACAACGTGGACGTGGCGATGCTGACGCTGGCCAAGGCGCTGCCCGCCTCCCAAGTGATCGGTCTGGCACGTTCCGGAGACGCTGCGTACCGACCGGGGACGAGCGCCACTGTCTACGGCTGGGGCGATACGAAAGGGGATGGCAGCTATGCGTCCACCCTCCACGCCGCGCAGGTGACGATCCTGTCGGACCAGGCCTGCGGACAGGCCTATCCAGGCGGCCTGAGCGGGCGCTACGTCGCGTCCACGATGCTCTGCGCAGGAGACGCCAGGGGTGGGCGGGACGCCTGTCAGGGGGACAGCGGAGGGCCGCTGGTGGCCGGCGGGAAGCTCATCGGCCTCGTCTCGTGGGGCAGCGGCTGCGGGCAGGCGAGCAGCCCGGGGGTGTATACGCGGATCTCGGCCGTGGTCCGGTGGTGA
- a CDS encoding response regulator, producing MIDVLVVDDDIRVAEINAAYVSKVPGFRVSAKAYSAAEALARIADSPVDLILLDHYLPDGNGLAVVRELRRLGHQTDVIMVTAARDVATVQAAMRHGALQYLVKPFNFAGLRAKLEAYASLRRTLEGGGEAEQAEVDRIFGALSAGSIAPDLPKGHSPTTAELVRQVLLAAEGPLSTQEIAERAGVSRQTAQRYLKLLERASRVQLSLKYGETGRPEHRYLWSASI from the coding sequence ATGATCGACGTACTGGTGGTGGACGACGACATCAGGGTCGCGGAGATCAACGCGGCCTATGTGTCCAAGGTGCCCGGCTTCCGTGTCTCCGCGAAGGCCTACTCGGCGGCCGAGGCGCTCGCCCGGATCGCCGACAGTCCGGTGGATCTGATCCTGCTCGACCACTATCTGCCGGACGGGAACGGGCTCGCGGTCGTACGGGAGCTGCGCAGGCTGGGCCACCAGACCGACGTGATCATGGTGACCGCGGCCCGGGATGTGGCCACTGTCCAGGCGGCGATGCGCCATGGCGCGCTCCAGTACCTGGTGAAACCGTTCAACTTTGCGGGCCTGCGCGCCAAGTTGGAGGCGTACGCCTCGCTCCGCCGCACCCTGGAGGGCGGCGGCGAGGCGGAACAGGCCGAGGTGGACCGGATCTTCGGGGCACTGTCGGCCGGCTCGATCGCCCCCGACCTGCCCAAGGGCCACTCGCCAACGACCGCCGAGCTGGTGCGCCAGGTGCTGCTGGCCGCCGAAGGACCGCTGTCCACCCAGGAGATCGCGGAGCGCGCGGGGGTGAGCCGGCAAACGGCGCAGCGTTATCTGAAGCTGCTGGAGCGGGCGAGCCGAGTGCAACTGAGCCTGAAGTACGGCGAGACGGGCCGCCCGGAGCACCGGTACCTCTGGTCTGCGAGCATCTGA
- a CDS encoding sensor histidine kinase, translating into MPSSQWTEWPTREALSLVGVPRVRIALDIAVRASMAAWAVSSAYASGAFDGWRSVLPALGLLCCTAAVLGYRQTTLANRLLPSLGLLAAVAAVGAGAYAAGADVSSTVLWISASVMAMERMPLAPGLVTGVVMVSLFALVQDRSALGAGITMASVLLGGYSLRLDAQARSAGFRLLAQERAAREAEATSAALAERARIAREIHDVLAHSLSAQLVHLEAARLQIELGPEGPFREQILERVVAARVMAREGLAETRQALSALRGEMAPVEDYLRELGVADGAETEVTGERRQLTAEASQAVRRVAQEALTNARKHAPGAKVRMLLVYEDGEVALEVRDSGAAGQAGELGTSGSGYGLLGMRERAELLGGTLEAGPEGEGFVVRLRVPA; encoded by the coding sequence GTGCCCAGCAGCCAGTGGACCGAGTGGCCCACGCGGGAAGCGCTGTCCCTGGTGGGCGTACCGCGTGTCCGCATCGCCCTCGACATTGCCGTGCGGGCCTCCATGGCGGCCTGGGCCGTCTCCAGCGCGTACGCATCGGGCGCCTTCGACGGCTGGCGGTCGGTGCTTCCGGCGCTCGGCCTGCTTTGCTGCACCGCGGCCGTCCTCGGCTACCGCCAGACGACCCTGGCCAACCGGTTGCTGCCCTCGCTCGGACTGCTCGCAGCCGTGGCCGCGGTGGGGGCGGGGGCGTACGCCGCCGGAGCGGACGTTTCCTCGACGGTGCTATGGATCTCGGCCTCTGTCATGGCGATGGAGCGCATGCCGCTGGCCCCCGGTCTGGTCACCGGTGTCGTGATGGTCAGCCTCTTCGCGCTGGTCCAGGACAGGAGCGCCCTGGGGGCCGGGATCACGATGGCCTCCGTGCTGCTCGGCGGCTACTCACTGCGCCTCGACGCCCAGGCCCGCAGCGCCGGATTCCGGCTGCTCGCCCAGGAGCGGGCCGCGCGCGAGGCCGAGGCCACCTCCGCGGCCCTCGCCGAGCGGGCCCGAATAGCCCGCGAGATCCACGACGTCCTCGCGCACAGCCTCTCCGCGCAGCTCGTTCATCTGGAGGCGGCCCGGCTGCAGATCGAACTGGGCCCCGAAGGGCCGTTCCGCGAACAGATCCTGGAGCGGGTGGTGGCCGCCCGGGTCATGGCCCGGGAAGGCCTCGCGGAGACGCGGCAGGCGCTCTCCGCCCTGCGCGGCGAGATGGCTCCCGTCGAGGACTATCTGCGCGAGCTGGGAGTCGCCGACGGGGCGGAGACCGAGGTGACGGGCGAGCGGCGGCAGCTGACCGCCGAGGCCTCGCAGGCGGTACGGCGGGTGGCGCAGGAGGCCCTGACCAACGCGCGCAAGCACGCGCCCGGCGCAAAGGTACGCATGCTGCTCGTGTACGAGGACGGCGAAGTGGCTTTGGAAGTACGGGATTCGGGAGCCGCCGGCCAGGCCGGTGAGCTCGGGACCTCCGGTTCCGGGTACGGTCTGCTGGGTATGCGCGAACGCGCCGAACTGCTCGGCGGCACGCTGGAGGCGGGACCGGAGGGAGAGGGCTTCGTGGTGCGGCTGCGGGTGCCGGCATGA